One Mugil cephalus isolate CIBA_MC_2020 chromosome 8, CIBA_Mcephalus_1.1, whole genome shotgun sequence genomic window carries:
- the LOC125011787 gene encoding transmembrane protein 150A-like, with protein sequence MTAWIVLPVSLSAFSITGIWIVYAMAVMNHHVCPVENWSYNVTCTEELPRPGFPKTCCTIQDIPLISKCGSYPPESCLFSLIGNVGAFMVVMVCFLRYAQVIEHSHRCWVNTSALVSGCTNAIGLVMVGNFQVDHAKSLHYVGAGVAFPAGLLFVCLQCVLTYRVAVTTLDYWMAHFRVALALGAMVSLVLSGIFFIHESFILQHAAAICEWVFTVDILVFYGTFTYEFGTVTSETLMAGLQQSHHGSGVILGPRSRGSTMGGATKGLKSPGGSSTSTHLNCTPESIAML encoded by the exons ATGACTGCCTGGATCGTCCTGCCTGTCAGCCTGTCTGCCTTCTCCATCACAGGAATATGGATAGT gtatGCCATGGCTGTGATGAATCACCACGTGTGTCCTGTGGAGAACTg GTCTTACAATGTAACGTGCACAGAGGAACTGCCCCGACCAGGTTTCCCCAAGACATGCTGCACCATCCAGGACATCCCCCTCATCAG TAAATGTGGCTCGTACCCCCCTGAAAGCTGCCTGTTCAGTCTGATCGGCAACGTTGGAGCCTTCATGG TGGTGATGGTGTGCTTTCTGCGCTACGCACAGGTGATCGAACACAGCCACAGATGTTGGGTCAACACGAGCGCTCTGGTGTCTGGTTGCACCAACGCCATCGGTCTGGTCATGGTAGGAAACTTCCAG GTCGATCACGCCAAATCTCTTCACTACGTGGGTGCCGGCGTTGCATTTCCAGCAgggctgctgtttgtgtgcctgCAGTGTGTGCTCACCTACCGGGTGGCCGTGACCACCCTCGACTACTGGATGGCACACTTCCGGGTGGCTCTGGCACTCGGAGCCATGGTCTCCCTGGTCCTTA GCGGCATCTTCTTCATCCACGAGAGTTTCATCCTGCAGCACGCTGCAGCCATCTGCGAGTGGGTCTTCACCGTGGACATCCTGGTCTTCTACGGCACCTTCACCTACGAGTTCGGCACAGTCACCAGCGAGACCTTGATGGCGGGCCTGCAGCAGAGCCACCACGGCTCAGGGGTCATCCTGGGCCCCAGGTCCCGGGGCTCGACAATGGGCGGCGCGACCAAGGGCCTCAAGTCCCCCGGGGGAAGCAGCACATCCACACATCTCAACTGTACCCCAGAGAGCATAGCCATGTTGTAG
- the LOC125012462 gene encoding dynein regulatory complex subunit 4-like isoform X1, with product MPPKTNTKGKGKNQKKDNGPNEDMPKAQGDKTEDGVVDAPGKSPAVVAKHSAPEKTKDELWDEYLRLQKELESVQRQKKHFHIETNKAQRFCENSKRNLEVAKGRMRETLKLKQEAKKQHQAEIEEQELKLKQLKTAQQNELSELKMAASATASTIHEELREPEVELQMKKHCLQLDQKEKGSRARVNIRMLQQKQQDELAGLYMSFEKQVKEVDAQYLNKRYSMVKENEKRTKAEITETREEMERRTTNTVLDHETAWLFFDNVNKNILDAQDLPKKKTLENELEALKMRQDNLTRKLAAAVEKRGRLTGTLQEMEEKLSENRQQLAAQRKAMAKSWKKTKKKSARVLEERRDLYLKHHQLELRHEQIQNKFDEMQKRQTEAILNIQQRGSLKSMFAEDKIRAMTETFEKEQLKLWVALTVGQGDQTALKNIKELFQSKDAIIKDLENNLLGDLKDFKHLIKEAEDMGISTEKWLPICNMDKAPVGPMNIADLTQKMMSLSISEDKPDQTLGPSHDAASPDREQLQHPGASSCPQTSNGEPSSVLHP from the exons ATG CCACCCAAGACTAACACCAAAGGAAAGGGCAAGAACCAGAAAAAGGACAATGGGCCTAATGAGGACATGCCCAAAGCTCAG GGAGACAAGACTGAGGACGGTGTTGTGGACGCACCTGGAAAGTCACCAGCGGTGGTGGCCAAGCATTCAGCACCAGAGAAGACAAAGGATGAG CTGTGGGATGAATATTTAAGGCTCCAAAAGGAGCTTGAGAGTGTGCAGAGGCAGAAGAAGCACTTTCATattgaaacaaacaaagctcAAAGATTCTGCGAAAACTCCAAGAGAAACCTGGAGGTGGCAAAGGGGAGGATGAGAGAAACGCTCAAGTTGAAACAGGAGGCTAAGAAACAACACCAAGCTGAAATAGAG GAGCAAGAGCTAAAGCTCAAACAGTTGAAGACTGCGCAACAAAATGAGCTTTCTGAACTAAAGATGGCTGCCAGCGCCACAGCCTCTACGATCCACGAAGAGCTTAGGGAGCCAGAGGTGGAGCTTCAGATGAAAAAGCACTGTCTACAGCTAGACCAGAAAGAGAAAGGGTCTCGTGCCAGAGTCAACATTAGAATGCTCCAGCAG aaacagCAGGATGAATTGGCGGGCTTGTATATGAGTTTTGAAAAGCAAGTTAAAG AAGTCGACGCACAATATTTGAACAAAAGATATTCAATGGTAAAGGAGAAcgagaaaagaacaaaagctgAAATCACTGAGACTAGGGAGGAGATGGAACGACGCACCACAAATACTGTATTAGACCATGAGACGGCTTGGCTGTTTTTCGACAATGTGAACAAAAATATCTTAGACGCACAGGACTTACCCAAAAAGAAGACCTTAGAG AATGAACTTGAAGCTCTGAAGATGAGACAGGATAATCTGACAAGGAAGCTGGCAGCAGCAGTAGAGAAGAGAGGACGTCTGACTGGGACTCTacaggaaatggaggaaaagcTGTCAGAGAACCGGCAGCAGCTAGCTGCCCAGAGAAAAGCCATGGCCAAGAGTTGGAAG AAGACCAAAAAGAAATCTGCACGTGTACTCGAGGAGAGACGCGACCTGTATTTGAAGCATCATCAGTTGGAGCTGAGACATGAACAG ATTCAGAATAAGTTTGACGAGATGCAGAAGAGGCAGACCGAGGCCATTCTAAACATACAGCAGAGAGGCAGCCTGAAGTCTATGTTTGCTGAGGACAAGATAAGGGCCATGACGGAAACGTTTGAGAAGGAGCAGCTTAAACTCTGGGTGGCGCTCACTGTTGGACAGGGAGACCAGACGGctttaaaaaacattaag GAACTATTTCAATCCAAAGATGCCATCATTAAGGATTTGGAGAATAACTTGTTAGGAGATTTAAAG GACTTCAAACACTTGATTAAGGAAGCGGAGGATATGGGAATCTCCACAGAGAAGTGGCTCCCAATCTGTAACATGGACAAGGCTCCTGTTGGTCCCATG AACATTGCTGATCTAACGCAAAAAATGATGTCGCTGTCTATCTCTGAAGACAAGCCTGACCAAACTCTGGGACCAAGCCATGATGCCGCCAGTCCAGACAGGGAGCAATTACAGCATCCAG gaGCTTCTTCTTGTCCTCAGACGTCCAATGGAGAACCATCCTCTGTGCTGCACCCTTAA
- the rnf181 gene encoding E3 ubiquitin-protein ligase RNF181, whose protein sequence is MASYFDEHNCEPTNPEEQYRQNALLELARSLMQGLDLIDSGVFDLSDWDQRLPPPAAKTAVQTLTVVIISPEQADKGLKCPVCLLEFEEQETVREMPCKHLFHSGCILPWLGKTNSCPLCRLELPTDNPEYEEFKKDKERRKQRENRLEDLHGAMYT, encoded by the exons ATGGCATCCTACTTTGATGAACACAACTGTGAGCCCACCAACCCAGAGGAACAGTATCGCCAGAATGCACTGCTTGAACTGGCCAG GTCTTTAATGCAAGGACTGGACTTGATCGACTCTGGGGTGTTTGACTTATCTGACTGGGACCAGcggcttcctcctccagctgccaAAACTGCTGTCCAGACCCTCACTGTGGTCATCATTTCTCCAGAACAAGCAG ACAAAGGCCTCAAGTGTCCTGTGTGTTTGCTGGAGTTTGAGGAACAAGAGACTGTTCGTGAAATGCCTTGCAAACACCTTTTCCATTCAGGATGCATACTCCCCTGGTTGGGGAAG ACCAACTCCTGTCCGCTCTGCCGACTTGAATTACCCACTGACAATCCCGAGTACGAGGAGTTTAAAAAAGACAAG gagagaagaaaacagagggagaaccGACTGGAGGATCTACATGGAGCCATGTACACATGA
- the LOC125012462 gene encoding dynein regulatory complex subunit 4-like isoform X3, with product MPPKTNTKGKGKNQKKDNGPNEDMPKAQGDKTEDGVVDAPGKSPAVVAKHSAPEKTKDELWDEYLRLQKELESVQRQKKHFHIETNKAQRFCENSKRNLEVAKGRMRETLKLKQEAKKQHQAEIEEQELKLKQLKTAQQNELSELKMAASATASTIHEELREPEVELQMKKHCLQLDQKEKGSRARVNIRMLQQKQQDELAGLYMSFEKQVKEVDAQYLNKRYSMVKENEKRTKAEITETREEMERRTTNTVLDHETAWLFFDNVNKNILDAQDLPKKKTLENELEALKMRQDNLTRKLAAAVEKRGRLTGTLQEMEEKLSENRQQLAAQRKAMAKSWKKTKKKSARVLEERRDLYLKHHQLELRHEQELFQSKDAIIKDLENNLLGDLKDFKHLIKEAEDMGISTEKWLPICNMDKAPVGPMNIADLTQKMMSLSISEDKPDQTLGPSHDAASPDREQLQHPGASSCPQTSNGEPSSVLHP from the exons ATG CCACCCAAGACTAACACCAAAGGAAAGGGCAAGAACCAGAAAAAGGACAATGGGCCTAATGAGGACATGCCCAAAGCTCAG GGAGACAAGACTGAGGACGGTGTTGTGGACGCACCTGGAAAGTCACCAGCGGTGGTGGCCAAGCATTCAGCACCAGAGAAGACAAAGGATGAG CTGTGGGATGAATATTTAAGGCTCCAAAAGGAGCTTGAGAGTGTGCAGAGGCAGAAGAAGCACTTTCATattgaaacaaacaaagctcAAAGATTCTGCGAAAACTCCAAGAGAAACCTGGAGGTGGCAAAGGGGAGGATGAGAGAAACGCTCAAGTTGAAACAGGAGGCTAAGAAACAACACCAAGCTGAAATAGAG GAGCAAGAGCTAAAGCTCAAACAGTTGAAGACTGCGCAACAAAATGAGCTTTCTGAACTAAAGATGGCTGCCAGCGCCACAGCCTCTACGATCCACGAAGAGCTTAGGGAGCCAGAGGTGGAGCTTCAGATGAAAAAGCACTGTCTACAGCTAGACCAGAAAGAGAAAGGGTCTCGTGCCAGAGTCAACATTAGAATGCTCCAGCAG aaacagCAGGATGAATTGGCGGGCTTGTATATGAGTTTTGAAAAGCAAGTTAAAG AAGTCGACGCACAATATTTGAACAAAAGATATTCAATGGTAAAGGAGAAcgagaaaagaacaaaagctgAAATCACTGAGACTAGGGAGGAGATGGAACGACGCACCACAAATACTGTATTAGACCATGAGACGGCTTGGCTGTTTTTCGACAATGTGAACAAAAATATCTTAGACGCACAGGACTTACCCAAAAAGAAGACCTTAGAG AATGAACTTGAAGCTCTGAAGATGAGACAGGATAATCTGACAAGGAAGCTGGCAGCAGCAGTAGAGAAGAGAGGACGTCTGACTGGGACTCTacaggaaatggaggaaaagcTGTCAGAGAACCGGCAGCAGCTAGCTGCCCAGAGAAAAGCCATGGCCAAGAGTTGGAAG AAGACCAAAAAGAAATCTGCACGTGTACTCGAGGAGAGACGCGACCTGTATTTGAAGCATCATCAGTTGGAGCTGAGACATGAACAG GAACTATTTCAATCCAAAGATGCCATCATTAAGGATTTGGAGAATAACTTGTTAGGAGATTTAAAG GACTTCAAACACTTGATTAAGGAAGCGGAGGATATGGGAATCTCCACAGAGAAGTGGCTCCCAATCTGTAACATGGACAAGGCTCCTGTTGGTCCCATG AACATTGCTGATCTAACGCAAAAAATGATGTCGCTGTCTATCTCTGAAGACAAGCCTGACCAAACTCTGGGACCAAGCCATGATGCCGCCAGTCCAGACAGGGAGCAATTACAGCATCCAG gaGCTTCTTCTTGTCCTCAGACGTCCAATGGAGAACCATCCTCTGTGCTGCACCCTTAA
- the LOC125012462 gene encoding dynein regulatory complex subunit 4-like isoform X2: MPPKTNTKGKGKNQKKDNGPNEDMPKAQGDKTEDGVVDAPGKSPAVVAKHSAPEKTKDELWDEYLRLQKELESVQRQKKHFHIETNKAQRFCENSKRNLEVAKGRMRETLKLKQEAKKQHQAEIEEQELKLKQLKTAQQNELSELKMAASATASTIHEELREPEVELQMKKHCLQLDQKEKGSRARVNIRMLQQKQQDELAGLYMSFEKQVKEVDAQYLNKRYSMVKENEKRTKAEITETREEMERRTTNTVLDHETAWLFFDNVNKNILDAQDLPKKKTLENELEALKMRQDNLTRKLAAAVEKRGRLTGTLQEMEEKLSENRQQLAAQRKAMAKSWKKTKKKSARVLEERRDLYLKHHQLELRHEQIQNKFDEMQKRQTEAILNIQQRGSLKSMFAEDKIRAMTETFEKEQLKLWVALTVGQGDQTALKNIKELFQSKDAIIKDLENNLLGDLKEAEDMGISTEKWLPICNMDKAPVGPMNIADLTQKMMSLSISEDKPDQTLGPSHDAASPDREQLQHPGASSCPQTSNGEPSSVLHP, from the exons ATG CCACCCAAGACTAACACCAAAGGAAAGGGCAAGAACCAGAAAAAGGACAATGGGCCTAATGAGGACATGCCCAAAGCTCAG GGAGACAAGACTGAGGACGGTGTTGTGGACGCACCTGGAAAGTCACCAGCGGTGGTGGCCAAGCATTCAGCACCAGAGAAGACAAAGGATGAG CTGTGGGATGAATATTTAAGGCTCCAAAAGGAGCTTGAGAGTGTGCAGAGGCAGAAGAAGCACTTTCATattgaaacaaacaaagctcAAAGATTCTGCGAAAACTCCAAGAGAAACCTGGAGGTGGCAAAGGGGAGGATGAGAGAAACGCTCAAGTTGAAACAGGAGGCTAAGAAACAACACCAAGCTGAAATAGAG GAGCAAGAGCTAAAGCTCAAACAGTTGAAGACTGCGCAACAAAATGAGCTTTCTGAACTAAAGATGGCTGCCAGCGCCACAGCCTCTACGATCCACGAAGAGCTTAGGGAGCCAGAGGTGGAGCTTCAGATGAAAAAGCACTGTCTACAGCTAGACCAGAAAGAGAAAGGGTCTCGTGCCAGAGTCAACATTAGAATGCTCCAGCAG aaacagCAGGATGAATTGGCGGGCTTGTATATGAGTTTTGAAAAGCAAGTTAAAG AAGTCGACGCACAATATTTGAACAAAAGATATTCAATGGTAAAGGAGAAcgagaaaagaacaaaagctgAAATCACTGAGACTAGGGAGGAGATGGAACGACGCACCACAAATACTGTATTAGACCATGAGACGGCTTGGCTGTTTTTCGACAATGTGAACAAAAATATCTTAGACGCACAGGACTTACCCAAAAAGAAGACCTTAGAG AATGAACTTGAAGCTCTGAAGATGAGACAGGATAATCTGACAAGGAAGCTGGCAGCAGCAGTAGAGAAGAGAGGACGTCTGACTGGGACTCTacaggaaatggaggaaaagcTGTCAGAGAACCGGCAGCAGCTAGCTGCCCAGAGAAAAGCCATGGCCAAGAGTTGGAAG AAGACCAAAAAGAAATCTGCACGTGTACTCGAGGAGAGACGCGACCTGTATTTGAAGCATCATCAGTTGGAGCTGAGACATGAACAG ATTCAGAATAAGTTTGACGAGATGCAGAAGAGGCAGACCGAGGCCATTCTAAACATACAGCAGAGAGGCAGCCTGAAGTCTATGTTTGCTGAGGACAAGATAAGGGCCATGACGGAAACGTTTGAGAAGGAGCAGCTTAAACTCTGGGTGGCGCTCACTGTTGGACAGGGAGACCAGACGGctttaaaaaacattaag GAACTATTTCAATCCAAAGATGCCATCATTAAGGATTTGGAGAATAACTTGTTAGGAGATTTAAAG GAAGCGGAGGATATGGGAATCTCCACAGAGAAGTGGCTCCCAATCTGTAACATGGACAAGGCTCCTGTTGGTCCCATG AACATTGCTGATCTAACGCAAAAAATGATGTCGCTGTCTATCTCTGAAGACAAGCCTGACCAAACTCTGGGACCAAGCCATGATGCCGCCAGTCCAGACAGGGAGCAATTACAGCATCCAG gaGCTTCTTCTTGTCCTCAGACGTCCAATGGAGAACCATCCTCTGTGCTGCACCCTTAA